The following are encoded together in the Candidatus Margulisiibacteriota bacterium genome:
- a CDS encoding TlpA disulfide reductase family protein, whose protein sequence is MKKLISCLLLALTALVLAAAAETAPQLGSVAPALALPDLNGKTTTLQRYAGEKPVIVVFFTSWSKSCQAELADLQALYNHKFEILAVSFDKKSKELKSFLAKNPLSYPVLLDKKLASLDAFQVLIIPTTFCVNRDGEIEKLFVDYDDNVKLALTDWLAQ, encoded by the coding sequence ATGAAAAAGTTAATTAGTTGTTTATTACTGGCTTTAACCGCGCTCGTCCTGGCGGCCGCGGCCGAAACAGCCCCGCAGCTCGGGTCGGTCGCGCCCGCCCTGGCCCTGCCCGACCTTAATGGCAAAACGACAACTTTGCAAAGATACGCCGGGGAAAAACCGGTCATCGTGGTCTTTTTTACCAGTTGGAGCAAGTCGTGCCAGGCGGAACTGGCCGATCTGCAAGCGCTCTACAACCATAAGTTCGAGATACTGGCGGTCTCCTTCGATAAGAAGAGCAAGGAGTTAAAAAGTTTCCTGGCCAAAAACCCGCTGTCCTACCCGGTCCTGCTCGATAAAAAACTGGCCTCGCTCGACGCCTTCCAGGTCCTGATCATCCCGACCACCTTCTGCGTTAACCGCGACGGGGAGATCGAGAAGTTATTCGTCGACTACGATGACAACGTGAAGCTGGCCCTGACCGACTGGCTGGCCCAATAG
- the trxB gene encoding thioredoxin-disulfide reductase: MTPQVAAKTKPEAVIVSPSQSYDVVIIGGGPAGLTAAIYALRSRLKTLLIEKMVLGGLASTAFQIENYPGFIDSIPGMELCQRMEKQALQLGLEVLWGNVKKIDQQLQVEVGATKLSAKAIIIASGTEPAKLGVPGEDELRGRGVSYCATCDGPFYQGKNVVVVGGGNSAVEEALYLTRFAAKVSIVHRRDQLRADKIIAEKALNHPKIYLYWHAELAEIGGSGKVTEVTLQDKASGKKIKVPADGVFIYIGTNPNNEAVRGIVKLDERGFIITDDRMKTSATGIFAAGDIRSKHLRQIVTAAADGAIAADAAREFIEQA; this comes from the coding sequence ATGACCCCGCAAGTCGCCGCTAAAACCAAACCGGAGGCAGTCATCGTCTCGCCCAGCCAGTCCTATGATGTCGTCATCATCGGCGGCGGTCCCGCCGGCCTGACCGCCGCGATCTACGCCCTCCGCTCCAGGCTCAAAACGCTGCTTATAGAAAAAATGGTCCTCGGCGGGCTCGCTTCCACTGCTTTTCAGATCGAAAATTATCCCGGCTTCATCGACAGCATCCCGGGGATGGAACTTTGCCAGCGGATGGAAAAGCAGGCGCTGCAACTCGGCCTGGAGGTCCTCTGGGGGAACGTCAAAAAGATCGACCAGCAGCTGCAGGTTGAAGTGGGCGCGACTAAGCTCTCGGCCAAGGCGATCATTATCGCCTCCGGCACGGAACCGGCCAAGCTCGGGGTGCCGGGTGAAGACGAACTGCGCGGCCGCGGCGTTTCTTACTGCGCGACCTGCGATGGCCCCTTCTACCAGGGAAAGAACGTGGTCGTGGTGGGCGGCGGCAATTCGGCCGTCGAGGAAGCGCTCTACCTCACCCGCTTTGCGGCCAAGGTCTCGATCGTCCACCGGCGCGACCAGCTGCGGGCCGACAAGATCATCGCCGAGAAAGCGCTCAACCATCCCAAGATCTACCTTTACTGGCACGCGGAACTGGCCGAGATCGGCGGCTCGGGCAAAGTGACCGAGGTGACGCTCCAGGACAAAGCCAGCGGGAAGAAGATCAAGGTCCCCGCCGACGGAGTCTTCATCTATATCGGCACCAACCCAAACAATGAAGCGGTCCGGGGGATCGTCAAGCTTGATGAGCGGGGTTTTATTATCACCGATGACCGGATGAAAACCTCGGCTACCGGTATTTTTGCCGCCGGCGACATCCGGAGCAAACATCTCCGGCAGATCGTGACCGCGGCGGCCGATGGGGCGATAGCCGCCGATGCCGCCCGGGAATTTATCGAGCAGGCTTGA
- a CDS encoding LptA/OstA family protein produces the protein MKLSRLALLLAVLAIIAGWFYWAIFSPKQDISQVIYQTIKDQQGRADLAFKRVSFEEVSGGEKFWELRAESAVVNKDSGVATLQETTGTFYKHGRPVLKFRSPAALWDMKKKEIFLDKPLGYDVSYERQIATLIKTLRDKPGSLFTIAENYQPGLGYWFQARNLSWKVADQLLLCTGGIVLNKGEITGYADSLRGDVELKRVRLEGNPRLVIVPSKSSPVTFEAASFELDRELDQFIAHGHPYVSWQEATVTAANGKYLQAEKKIELAGQARINYRDISAGGDQANYLLASQQIILTGQARADQGDNHLSSDQVMVSLKEQKISLLGRSKVIINEEGIAP, from the coding sequence ATGAAGCTCTCACGGTTAGCCCTCCTCTTGGCCGTCCTGGCGATCATCGCCGGCTGGTTCTACTGGGCGATCTTCTCCCCCAAACAAGACATCTCCCAGGTCATCTATCAAACGATCAAAGACCAGCAGGGGCGCGCCGATCTGGCCTTCAAGCGAGTTTCCTTCGAAGAAGTTTCCGGCGGGGAAAAATTCTGGGAGCTGCGGGCCGAGAGCGCGGTGGTCAATAAAGACTCCGGGGTCGCCACCCTGCAGGAGACGACCGGGACCTTCTACAAGCACGGCCGGCCGGTCCTGAAATTCCGCTCCCCGGCCGCCCTCTGGGACATGAAAAAGAAAGAGATCTTTTTGGATAAACCGCTCGGCTACGATGTCTCCTACGAACGACAGATCGCCACGCTGATCAAGACGCTCCGGGACAAACCGGGCTCGCTCTTTACCATCGCGGAGAATTACCAGCCAGGTCTCGGTTACTGGTTCCAGGCGAGAAACCTAAGCTGGAAAGTGGCCGACCAGCTGCTGCTTTGCACCGGAGGCATCGTCCTCAACAAAGGAGAGATCACCGGCTACGCCGATTCTCTCCGGGGTGACGTCGAATTGAAACGGGTCAGACTCGAAGGGAACCCGCGGCTGGTCATCGTCCCGAGCAAGAGCTCGCCGGTCACCTTCGAGGCGGCCAGCTTTGAACTCGACCGGGAACTGGACCAGTTCATCGCCCACGGCCACCCGTACGTCAGCTGGCAGGAGGCGACCGTCACCGCGGCCAACGGCAAATATTTACAGGCGGAGAAAAAGATCGAGCTGGCCGGCCAGGCCCGGATCAATTACCGTGACATCAGCGCCGGCGGCGACCAAGCCAATTACCTGCTCGCTAGCCAGCAGATAATCTTGACCGGCCAAGCCCGGGCCGACCAGGGAGACAACCACTTGAGCAGCGACCAGGTCATGGTCTCGTTAAAAGAGCAAAAGATCTCGCTCCTGGGCCGGAGCAAAGTCATTATCAACGAGGAGGGGATCGCGCCATGA
- the rfaE1 gene encoding D-glycero-beta-D-manno-heptose-7-phosphate kinase, with protein sequence MEQLNKLLPAFAGKKILILGDLMLDEHIWSRVSRISPEAPVPIADVVRITHVPGGCGNVAANISALGGHPYLVSIIGADSSGEKLLRALERDNVPTNYLIRDANRPTILKSRIIAASQQVVRVDREDRTSISPLVGQKLANRLKELVPKVDAIIISDYEKGVVSRELCRLVVGLARKHKKTVAVDPKGTDYGKYRGVTVLTPNLREAAIATKTEIIDDKSLAAAGRALLNQIKSNYILVTRGKDGMTLFNRQGSTYIPAIPREVFDITGAGDTVIATLSLALAAGATMKAAATLANLAGSIVVGKIGTATCSREELEVSLEGREPVARKIKLRQELAVIVKNLKNEGARIVFTNGCFDLLHLGHVRYLREAGKLGDILIIGVNSDTSVASLKGPDRPYISEMERAEILASLECVDYVTIFSELRPDNVIKLLRPDIHVKGGDYKISDLPEKKLVEALGGRVVVIPPIKGRSTTNIVAKILGSQK encoded by the coding sequence ATGGAACAGCTAAATAAACTCCTCCCCGCTTTCGCCGGCAAAAAGATCCTGATCCTCGGCGACCTGATGCTCGATGAACATATCTGGAGCCGGGTTTCCCGCATTTCCCCCGAAGCTCCGGTCCCGATAGCCGACGTCGTCCGGATCACCCATGTTCCGGGCGGCTGCGGCAACGTCGCGGCCAATATCAGCGCACTCGGCGGCCACCCCTACCTCGTCAGCATTATTGGCGCCGACAGTTCGGGAGAAAAACTTCTCCGGGCGCTGGAGCGCGACAACGTCCCGACCAATTATCTGATCCGGGACGCCAACCGGCCGACCATTCTTAAATCGCGCATCATTGCCGCCTCGCAACAAGTAGTGCGGGTCGACCGGGAAGACCGGACCAGCATCTCGCCGCTCGTGGGCCAGAAACTGGCCAACCGGCTCAAAGAATTGGTCCCCAAGGTCGACGCGATCATCATCTCCGATTATGAAAAAGGGGTCGTCAGCCGCGAGCTCTGCCGGCTGGTCGTCGGCCTGGCCAGGAAACATAAGAAGACGGTCGCCGTCGACCCGAAAGGGACCGATTACGGCAAGTACCGCGGCGTGACCGTCCTCACCCCTAACCTGCGCGAGGCCGCTATCGCCACCAAAACGGAAATAATAGATGATAAAAGCCTGGCGGCCGCCGGCCGCGCCCTGCTCAACCAGATCAAGAGCAACTATATCCTGGTGACCCGCGGCAAAGACGGGATGACCCTCTTCAACCGCCAGGGCTCGACCTATATCCCGGCGATCCCGCGCGAAGTCTTCGACATTACCGGCGCCGGTGACACGGTCATCGCCACCCTCTCTCTCGCCCTAGCCGCCGGCGCGACAATGAAAGCGGCCGCGACGCTCGCTAATCTGGCCGGCTCGATCGTGGTCGGCAAGATCGGGACCGCGACCTGCTCGCGCGAAGAGCTGGAGGTCTCCCTGGAGGGGCGCGAACCGGTCGCCCGCAAGATCAAACTGCGCCAGGAGCTCGCCGTGATAGTCAAAAACCTGAAAAACGAAGGGGCCCGGATCGTTTTCACCAACGGTTGTTTCGACCTCCTCCATCTCGGCCATGTCCGCTATCTGCGCGAAGCCGGAAAACTGGGGGACATCCTGATCATCGGCGTGAACAGCGATACCTCCGTGGCCTCCCTCAAAGGCCCGGACCGCCCCTACATCTCGGAAATGGAGCGGGCCGAGATCCTCGCCTCGCTCGAATGCGTCGATTATGTCACGATCTTTTCCGAACTGCGGCCGGACAATGTCATCAAACTTCTCCGCCCCGACATCCATGTTAAGGGCGGGGATTATAAGATCAGCGACCTGCCGGAAAAGAAACTGGTCGAAGCGCTCGGCGGCCGGGTAGTCGTGATCCCGCCGATCAAGGGGCGCTCCACTACTAATATCGTCGCTAAAATACTGGGGAGTCAAAAATGA
- the gmhB gene encoding D-glycero-beta-D-manno-heptose 1,7-bisphosphate 7-phosphatase gives MNKAVFLDRDGTIIEDTGYLNHPVQVSFLPGAIAAIKRLKEAGYKIIIISNQAGIARGLITEDMLQSIDKHVHKMVLHGGGQIDASYYCPHHPEHGVYPYRQSCECRKPQTGLIKRAAKEHDLDLAKCFMVGDKKTDVETGQRAEIKTIFVRTGHGKNEEKELKEKPDHLAADLAAAVDWILKQGADHGTAK, from the coding sequence ATGAACAAAGCGGTTTTTCTCGACCGGGACGGGACAATTATTGAAGATACCGGTTACCTCAACCATCCTGTTCAGGTCAGTTTTCTCCCCGGCGCGATCGCCGCGATCAAGCGGCTGAAAGAGGCCGGCTACAAGATCATTATCATCAGCAACCAGGCCGGGATCGCCCGCGGCCTGATCACCGAGGATATGCTCCAGTCGATCGACAAACACGTCCACAAAATGGTCCTCCACGGTGGCGGCCAGATCGACGCCAGCTACTACTGCCCCCATCACCCGGAGCACGGTGTTTATCCTTACCGGCAGTCGTGTGAATGCCGCAAACCGCAAACCGGGCTGATCAAGCGGGCGGCCAAAGAACACGACCTTGACTTGGCCAAATGTTTTATGGTCGGCGATAAGAAAACCGACGTGGAGACCGGCCAACGCGCGGAAATAAAGACCATTTTTGTCCGCACCGGGCACGGTAAAAACGAAGAAAAAGAGCTAAAAGAAAAACCCGACCATCTGGCCGCCGACCTGGCGGCAGCCGTAGACTGGATATTGAAACAAGGAGCTGACCATGGAACAGCTAAATAA
- the recR gene encoding recombination mediator RecR: MYADSLTKLIEELKKLPGIGPKSAQRLAFFILGSARKSVDDLVDAVIQAKERMRFCSICFNITDIDPCKHCADTSRSQEVICVVAEPKDLVAIERSGVYNGQYHVLGGLISPLDGIEPDSLRVKELLVRLDKGSIKEIVLAISPTTEGEATSIYLTRLLKPLGVHLTRIAYGLPVGADMDYADPATLSKSLEGRREVH; encoded by the coding sequence ATGTACGCGGACTCACTAACCAAACTTATCGAAGAATTAAAAAAACTCCCGGGGATCGGGCCGAAATCGGCCCAGCGGCTCGCTTTTTTTATCCTGGGGAGCGCCCGCAAGAGCGTGGATGATCTGGTCGACGCGGTCATTCAGGCCAAGGAGCGGATGAGGTTCTGTTCGATCTGTTTCAACATCACCGATATCGACCCGTGCAAGCATTGCGCCGACACTTCGCGGAGCCAGGAGGTGATCTGCGTGGTCGCCGAGCCGAAGGACCTGGTGGCAATCGAGCGGTCCGGAGTGTATAATGGCCAATACCATGTCCTGGGCGGGTTGATCTCGCCGCTGGACGGGATCGAACCGGACAGTTTGCGGGTCAAAGAACTGTTGGTCCGCCTGGACAAAGGTTCGATCAAGGAAATTGTCCTGGCGATCAGCCCGACCACCGAGGGTGAAGCGACCAGTATCTACCTGACCCGCTTGCTGAAGCCGCTCGGGGTGCACTTGACCCGCATCGCCTACGGCCTGCCGGTCGGCGCCGACATGGACTATGCCGATCCGGCTACCCTGTCCAAATCCCTGGAAGGACGAAGAGAGGTACACTGA
- a CDS encoding 2-oxoacid:acceptor oxidoreductase family protein — translation MDSTVEIRWHGRGGQGAKTAALLFGEAALALGKNIQAFPEYGPERMGAPVASFNRISSQPIFLHCSITNPNVVIVLDPTLMGKVDVTQGLPADGYLIVNTTATPAEIRQQLKLKGTKVFTVDASGISKATIGRDIPNTPMMGALVKATGLLDFEHMLVDTEDKLKKKFASKPEIVKGNIAAIRRAYSEVKGE, via the coding sequence ATGGATAGCACCGTTGAAATAAGATGGCATGGACGAGGAGGGCAGGGCGCCAAGACCGCTGCCCTTCTTTTTGGCGAAGCGGCATTGGCGCTGGGTAAGAATATCCAGGCCTTCCCGGAGTATGGCCCCGAGCGGATGGGGGCCCCGGTCGCTTCTTTCAATCGCATCTCCTCCCAACCGATCTTCCTGCATTGTTCCATTACCAATCCGAACGTGGTCATCGTCCTCGACCCGACCCTGATGGGGAAGGTCGATGTCACTCAAGGCTTGCCGGCCGATGGCTATTTGATCGTTAACACTACGGCCACTCCGGCGGAGATCCGCCAGCAGTTAAAGCTGAAAGGGACCAAGGTTTTTACCGTTGACGCTTCCGGCATTTCCAAAGCGACCATTGGCCGCGACATCCCCAACACTCCGATGATGGGGGCGCTGGTCAAAGCGACGGGGCTGCTCGATTTCGAACATATGCTGGTCGACACCGAAGATAAATTAAAGAAAAAGTTCGCCTCCAAACCGGAGATCGTCAAAGGGAATATCGCGGCGATCCGGCGGGCGTACAGCGAGGTCAAAGGGGAATGA
- a CDS encoding 4Fe-4S binding protein has protein sequence MTEKPGWKKLAEGDVLPAGTAEAFETGDWRSERPVWHQERCIQCLICWSYCPDTSILVKDAKMTGIDYKHCKGCGICAKECPVKPDKAITMEPEHK, from the coding sequence ATGACAGAAAAACCGGGTTGGAAAAAGCTGGCTGAAGGGGACGTTCTCCCGGCCGGCACCGCCGAGGCTTTCGAAACAGGCGACTGGCGGAGCGAACGTCCGGTCTGGCACCAGGAAAGATGCATCCAATGCCTGATCTGCTGGTCCTATTGTCCCGACACTTCCATCCTGGTCAAGGACGCCAAGATGACCGGTATCGATTACAAACACTGCAAAGGCTGCGGCATTTGCGCCAAGGAATGCCCCGTCAAGCCGGACAAAGCGATCACCATGGAACCGGAGCATAAATAA
- the porA gene encoding pyruvate ferredoxin oxidoreductase, whose translation MPIVAKTGNEAMAEAMRQINPDVVAAYPITPATEIVMIFAKYVADGLVDTEFVAVESEHSAMSACVGASSAGARVMTGTSSQGLCLMYEILPIAAALRLPIVMCDVNRAISGPINIHCDHSDTMAARDFGWVQIFSENSQEAYDSLIQAVRIAEDPRLHLPTMVTTDGFIISHCLERIETLEDKQVKDFVGLERQAEVKLLDTTKPVTVGAIDLQDYYFEHRMQVAEAMRGAKKVILEVAGEFAKKFGRKYGLFESYLADDAEYIMVALGSTCGTAKVVVDELRAKGVKAGLIKIRVFRPFPAEELAAALSKAKAIAVMDRSDTWSAQGGQVYTELRSAMYGETKQPPMINVIYGLGGREITLADLHSVFASLQNVDRQPKVSYLGVRE comes from the coding sequence ATGCCAATTGTAGCTAAAACAGGTAATGAAGCGATGGCCGAGGCGATGCGCCAGATCAATCCCGACGTCGTCGCGGCCTATCCGATCACCCCGGCGACCGAGATCGTCATGATCTTTGCCAAATACGTGGCCGACGGATTGGTCGACACCGAATTTGTCGCGGTCGAGTCGGAACATTCGGCGATGTCGGCCTGCGTGGGCGCTTCTTCCGCCGGCGCCCGGGTCATGACCGGGACCTCCTCGCAAGGCCTCTGTTTAATGTATGAGATCCTGCCGATCGCCGCCGCCCTCCGGTTGCCGATCGTCATGTGTGACGTGAACCGGGCGATCTCCGGGCCGATCAATATCCACTGCGACCATTCGGACACGATGGCCGCCCGTGACTTTGGCTGGGTCCAGATCTTTTCCGAGAATTCGCAGGAAGCATACGATTCGCTCATCCAGGCGGTCCGGATCGCCGAAGATCCGCGCCTTCACCTGCCGACGATGGTTACGACCGATGGCTTTATCATCAGCCACTGCCTGGAACGGATCGAAACCCTGGAAGATAAACAGGTCAAGGATTTTGTCGGTTTGGAACGCCAGGCCGAGGTTAAACTTCTTGATACCACCAAGCCGGTGACGGTTGGCGCGATCGATCTTCAGGACTATTATTTTGAACACCGGATGCAGGTGGCCGAAGCGATGCGCGGCGCCAAGAAGGTCATCCTCGAAGTGGCTGGCGAATTCGCCAAAAAGTTCGGCCGCAAGTACGGCCTGTTCGAAAGTTATCTGGCCGACGATGCCGAATACATTATGGTCGCGCTCGGCTCGACTTGCGGCACCGCCAAAGTGGTCGTAGATGAACTGCGGGCCAAAGGGGTCAAAGCCGGTCTGATCAAGATCCGCGTTTTCCGCCCCTTCCCGGCCGAGGAACTGGCCGCGGCCCTCTCCAAGGCTAAGGCGATCGCCGTGATGGACCGCTCCGATACCTGGTCAGCCCAGGGGGGGCAAGTCTATACCGAGCTCCGTTCGGCTATGTACGGGGAGACGAAACAGCCGCCAATGATCAATGTCATTTACGGACTGGGTGGCCGCGAGATTACTTTGGCAGACCTCCACTCGGTCTTTGCCTCATTGCAAAATGTTGATCGGCAACCAAAGGTCTCTTATCTGGGAGTGAGGGAATAA
- a CDS encoding thiamine pyrophosphate-dependent enzyme, protein MVNLKELSARHEPLTGGHRMCPGCGAPIVVRQVLMASKDPVVVVCATGCLEVSTTIFPYTAWTVPFLHNAFENAAATLSGVEAAYRALRKKGQLPERVNFVAFGGDGGTYDIGLQSLSGAMERGHDLLYVCYNNEAYMNTGVQRSGATPQGANTTTEPAGKVKQGKTQWRKDLTEIMVAHSIPYVAQSIVGNWADLTRKAEKAFSIRGPKFMNVLQPCRLGWGHKPEETTVLGRQAAECCLWPLYEVENGVYKVTKPREKKPVVDYLKAQERFRHLFKPGNEKLITDIQAEVDRRWAQLLAKEEMTTKGVETK, encoded by the coding sequence ATGGTTAATCTTAAGGAATTGTCAGCCCGGCATGAGCCCTTGACCGGCGGGCACAGGATGTGCCCTGGTTGCGGCGCGCCGATAGTGGTCCGCCAGGTCCTGATGGCGAGCAAGGACCCGGTCGTGGTCGTTTGCGCCACCGGTTGCCTGGAAGTTTCGACCACTATTTTCCCTTATACCGCCTGGACCGTTCCTTTTCTCCACAATGCTTTTGAGAATGCCGCCGCGACCCTCTCCGGGGTAGAAGCCGCTTACCGCGCCCTGCGGAAAAAAGGCCAACTCCCCGAGCGGGTCAATTTTGTCGCTTTTGGCGGCGACGGCGGGACCTACGACATCGGCCTGCAATCGCTCTCCGGGGCGATGGAGCGGGGCCACGACCTGTTATACGTCTGCTACAACAACGAAGCTTACATGAACACCGGTGTCCAGCGCTCCGGCGCGACCCCGCAAGGGGCCAACACCACGACCGAGCCGGCCGGCAAGGTGAAACAGGGGAAGACCCAGTGGCGCAAGGACCTGACCGAGATCATGGTCGCCCACAGTATCCCCTACGTTGCCCAATCGATCGTCGGCAACTGGGCCGACCTGACCCGGAAGGCGGAGAAAGCTTTCTCGATCCGGGGCCCGAAATTCATGAATGTCCTGCAGCCGTGCCGCCTGGGCTGGGGCCATAAGCCGGAAGAGACGACGGTCCTCGGCCGCCAGGCCGCGGAATGCTGCCTCTGGCCGCTTTATGAAGTGGAGAACGGCGTTTACAAGGTGACCAAGCCGCGCGAGAAAAAACCGGTCGTTGATTACCTGAAAGCCCAGGAGCGTTTCCGCCATCTCTTCAAGCCGGGAAATGAAAAACTTATTACGGATATCCAGGCGGAAGTGGACCGCCGCTGGGCGCAATTGCTGGCCAAAGAAGAAATGACGACAAAAGGGGTGGAAACGAAATGA
- a CDS encoding HU family DNA-binding protein: protein MNKKQLAGKVGEKMDLSKAETERIIDATIEEITAALERSEKVRLVGFGNFVVRKRKGRVGRNPQTGATITIGESRCPAFVPGINLKKTIKTK, encoded by the coding sequence ATGAACAAGAAGCAACTGGCCGGAAAAGTTGGCGAGAAGATGGACCTTTCCAAAGCCGAGACCGAGCGGATCATTGACGCGACGATCGAGGAGATCACCGCGGCGCTGGAACGCAGCGAAAAGGTGCGGCTGGTCGGCTTCGGCAATTTCGTGGTCCGGAAGCGGAAAGGGCGGGTCGGCCGTAATCCGCAGACCGGCGCCACCATTACCATCGGTGAATCGCGCTGTCCGGCTTTTGTCCCCGGGATAAACCTGAAAAAAACCATCAAAACTAAATGA
- a CDS encoding R3H domain-containing nucleic acid-binding protein, with amino-acid sequence MNPPLARDINEEIAKLLTILPLDIQKALKESNDLAALVEVVLDLGRPAEARFTKRNLPLGGTVNQGDIDYVTARVGQFSGDNRAGIERTLHRISAMRNRQGKIIGLTCRIGRAIYGTNDIIQDVMESGKNILFMGPPGIGKTTKLREAARFLSAKLHKRVIVVDTSNEIAGDGDIPHPGIGSSRRMQVAAPELQHRVMIEAVENHMPEVIIVDEVGNELEAAACRTIAERGVQLIATAHGNSLDNIISNPTLSDLIGGIQSVILGDEEAKRRHTQKTVLERKAPPTFDIAVEIRERDIFAIYTDVDKAVDAFLRGRGLVPEIRVRKAGGKIEVVQKQRAEMPEPEPAQLAEAEAEKGPGPLRIYPFGVNKQVLERSLRVLMIAAVAAESLDEADLILTVKSKARPNNKVMVLAGEHGIPVHVIKKNVPAQVMRFLKFFFRVGGKDAPEEIALREVDDAIVQVNNKRKAIDLNPQNAYIRRVQHQRVDAAGLHSESVGEEPKRRLRIYP; translated from the coding sequence ATGAACCCGCCTCTGGCCCGGGACATCAACGAAGAGATCGCTAAGCTCTTGACCATCCTCCCGCTCGACATTCAAAAAGCCCTCAAGGAATCAAACGACCTGGCGGCATTGGTCGAAGTGGTGCTTGATCTCGGCCGGCCGGCCGAAGCGCGCTTTACCAAACGTAACCTGCCGCTCGGCGGGACCGTTAACCAGGGTGATATTGATTACGTGACCGCCCGCGTCGGCCAGTTCTCCGGCGATAACCGGGCCGGGATCGAGCGGACCCTCCACCGGATCTCGGCCATGCGCAACCGGCAGGGCAAGATCATCGGCCTGACCTGCCGCATCGGCCGGGCGATCTACGGGACCAACGACATCATCCAGGACGTGATGGAGTCGGGCAAGAACATCCTTTTTATGGGACCTCCCGGTATCGGTAAAACGACCAAACTGCGCGAAGCGGCCCGTTTCCTCTCCGCGAAATTACATAAGCGGGTCATTGTCGTCGATACCAGCAACGAGATCGCCGGCGACGGCGATATCCCGCATCCCGGCATCGGCAGTTCCCGCCGGATGCAGGTCGCAGCACCCGAACTGCAACATCGGGTGATGATCGAAGCGGTCGAGAACCACATGCCGGAAGTGATCATCGTTGACGAAGTGGGGAATGAACTGGAAGCGGCCGCCTGCCGCACCATTGCCGAGCGGGGGGTCCAGCTGATCGCCACCGCCCACGGCAACTCGCTCGATAACATCATCAGCAATCCGACGCTGTCCGACCTGATCGGCGGGATCCAGTCGGTCATCCTGGGGGACGAAGAGGCCAAACGCCGCCACACCCAGAAGACGGTCCTTGAGCGGAAGGCGCCGCCGACCTTCGACATCGCGGTCGAGATCCGCGAACGTGACATCTTCGCCATTTATACTGACGTGGATAAAGCGGTCGACGCCTTCTTGCGCGGTCGCGGCTTGGTCCCGGAGATCAGGGTCAGGAAAGCGGGGGGGAAGATCGAAGTCGTCCAGAAACAGCGGGCAGAGATGCCGGAACCGGAGCCGGCGCAGCTGGCCGAAGCGGAGGCCGAGAAGGGGCCGGGCCCCCTCCGGATCTATCCCTTTGGCGTTAATAAACAGGTGCTCGAGCGCTCGCTCCGGGTCTTAATGATCGCGGCGGTGGCGGCGGAGAGCCTAGATGAAGCAGACCTCATTCTGACGGTCAAGTCGAAAGCCCGGCCGAACAACAAGGTCATGGTCCTGGCCGGCGAGCACGGTATCCCGGTCCACGTTATCAAGAAGAATGTTCCCGCCCAGGTCATGCGTTTCCTTAAGTTCTTTTTCCGGGTCGGCGGCAAGGACGCGCCGGAAGAGATCGCCCTGCGGGAAGTGGATGACGCGATCGTCCAGGTCAATAACAAACGTAAGGCGATCGACCTAAATCCGCAAAACGCTTATATCAGGCGGGTCCAGCACCAGCGGGTCGACGCGGCGGGGTTGCATTCCGAATCGGTCGGGGAAGAGCCAAAAAGACGGCTTAGAATTTATCCTTAG